ctcgggcgggagaagtcgccgttgcggaaaccccgaaaagcggtctcccagcagggacccacgggctcccggtgtcactgtccaccagacctgcggttggagcctccgaatctccagggtcgggctgcagcagcgcgccaccaccgctccacccgctccgaattcggccagatggtaagtaagtccgcagctccgcgacgggagccccaggtcgttccggttggaggccgctccacggtgctagtccccaacgacaacggagacccgacagagaaaaggtcgggttctccgtattCAAAAATGTTTACTGCCatatgtatggtgtgtgtgtggctATTTGAAAATGCGTGGCTATTTgaaatgtgtgccttttgcaactgtgccttttgcaactatgtgtctattgaaatgtgtggctattgcaactgtgtagCTATTGCAACTGCCTGAAAAGAATAAACGCTTTATCAGGTCTCACCGTGTTTACTGcataagtcccgctcatttcgtgatttCCGCAtagtggacaggtcacgctgattgcatcatttccggtgagtgcagagtcgTGCTGAACGCTGAAGTGTTGCTGACTGCGGAAGGCCCATGGTGGAGACGCCGCGCCatatgtatggtgtgtgtgtgtgagtgtgtctttgggtgtctgtgagtgtgtctgtctgtgtctgtgagtgtgtgtttgtgtgagtgtgtgtgtgtcggtctgTGTGGGTGAGTGCCTGTGTGAGTGTCTGtacgtgtttgtgagtgtgtatatgtgtttgtgtgtgtgtatgtgtttgtgtgtctgtgtgtgtctgtgtgtagtaTTCTTTTAAAGCTCCAAAATACATCCTTTCATATTGGAATTAAAATCCAACAATCTTGGCATAGTTCTTGCTAGTTGATAGTTCTTTTCAAAGATTTTTAAAGATTGGAAATAAATATTGCTTTTTGCTGGGATCCATGAGCTGAAATAGAGAGGAGGgagaactaaagacaaataagaaGCTAGGATCTAAATGTTCTCATGGGAAGACATAAAAGGGCCTGCACCCCTATATCATCGGATGTGGAGAGAAATACTTCCTATGTcctcatgcatttagatggacaaggggtaGTTAATGATAGTCAAGattgttttgtacgtgggaggtcgtggctcacgaatctgattgagttttttgaagatgagaCAAAAAATGTGATGAGGGTAGAACTGTAGACATATATatagatttcagcaaggcatttgacaaggttccacatggtaggctgttctggaaggttagattgtatgggatccaaggagagatagctgaatggttagaaaattggcttcatggaaggaagccaagggtgatggtggaatgtacacaaaattgctggggaaactcagcgggtgcagcagcaactatggagcgaaggaaataggcgacgtttcgggccgaaacccttcttcagactgatggggggtggggaaagaaagaaggaaaaagggaggaggaggaggagcccgagggcgggcggatgggagggtgggaggagacagctagagggtgaaggaaggggaggagacagcacgggctagccaaattgggagaattcaatgttgatgccataaggacgcaatgaccccagacggaatatgaggtgctgttcctccaatttccgctgttgctcactctggcaatggaggagacccaggacagagaggtcggattgggaatgggagggggagttgaagtgctgagccaccgggaggtcaggtaggttattgcggactgagcggaggtgttcggcgaaacggtcgcccaacctacgcttggtctcaccgatgtaaatcagctgacatctagagcagcggatgcagtagatgaggttggaggagatacaggtgaacctttgtcgcacctggaacgactgcttgggaccttgaatggagtcgaggggggaggtgaagggacaggtgttgcatttcttgcggttgcaacggaaagtgcccggggagggggtggtgcgggagggaagggaagaattgacgagggagttgcggagggagcggtctttgcggaaggcagacatggggggagatgggaagatgtggcgagtggtggggtcacgttggaggtggcggaaatggcggaggattatgtgttgtatttgccggctggtggggtgaaaggtgaggaccagagggactctgcccttgttgcgtgtgcggggatggggagagagagcagtgttacggggtatggatgagaccctggtgtgagcctcatctatggtggcggaggggaatccccgttccctgaagaacgaggacatttccgatgccctggtatgaaatgtctcatcctgggaacagatgcggcgtaggcggaggaattgggagtaggggatggagtctttacagggggcagggtgggaagacgtgtagtccagatagccatgtgagtcagtgggtttgtaatgtatgtcggtcaggagtctgtcccctgcgatggagatggtgaggtcaaggaatggtagggaagtgtcggaaatcgtccaggtgtattggagtgccggatggaagttggtggtgaagtggatgaagtcagtcagttgtgtgtgggtgcaggaggtggcaccaaggcagtcgtcaatgtagcggaggtagaggtcagggatggtggaatgttgcttctcagactggatgcctaaaTTTAAAGATGGAAACTAGATGGACTTTTACATCATGTTACAATGTGAGCATTGAATCATATTAGTACCATTGCAATTTGTGACCATTGTCTACATGTCAAGATTAGATTCGTACCTAATGATTGGTGAGATGTGAGATCACAATTACCTGTACTAAAGATGAAGCTTTGAAAGCTTCTATAACGAATGCCCTGTTGGTTTTCTCTTCTGCAGGATAACCCACACCTCGACCTACATTTTCAAACCGTCTGCAGCTGGGAAGCTAGTAGCACTGCTGCCAAGTATGCTTTTGTAAGAAGCTTACGAAAAGTGAATAAAGTCTACCTGCAAAAGGATATTCAGTTTCTGAACTTTGACAGCGATTTTATCCAAGAAATGAATTTCTTTGGTGTACCGGAGGACACACTGTTGGTGATACAACTGTGCTTACAAGCCTTCAACTGCATCTGCCTTCTGGGTTCTTTGTAGGGAGGTGTTGTATATATTCTATGGCTGAAATTTCCAACATTACCATTTAGCACAGTATTAAAAAGTATTTTGCCAGATTAACAAAATATTATTTCAATAAACCATGCTTCTTACAGTCAGAATGTGAGCCATTGATAGTCTTTAACTGAACTGAAAGCAGAAAGATATATTATTTTAAAGCCTCAAAATATACCCTTTCATATTGGAATTAAAATCCAACAATCCAGGCATTGTTCTTGCTAAATCTAGAGCCACATTATTTGCCATATATCAGCTTGGTAGATACATACTATGACAAT
This region of Amblyraja radiata isolate CabotCenter1 chromosome 11, sAmbRad1.1.pri, whole genome shotgun sequence genomic DNA includes:
- the LOC116978797 gene encoding exocyst complex component 1-like, whose protein sequence is MTTGRKAMLQDNVFGPKGERLVHVLPIQVSEENEDYCLCITVTRDEEVYITFMKIMNKGLKEMYMIQDVWYLEDLTLVDGKDATSDNPHLDLHFQTVCSWEASSTAAKYAFVRSLRKVNKVYLQKDIQFLNFDSDFIQEMNFFGVPEDTLLVIQLCLQAFNCICLLGSL